Within the Pseudomonas sp. SL4(2022) genome, the region ACCAGACGCAGGGCATGTTCCAGATAGGTTGGGTAATTGACCTTGTCGGCGTCGATAAACAGCAGGTCAATACTGCCAGCCAGACCTTCAGCCTCCAGTGCTGCGAGGGTTTGTAAGGCCGGAGCCAGGCGCAGCTTGATACGCGAGCTTAGCCCGGCCTCAAGCCAGTAACGCTCGGCCGTGGCGTTGTACTCGCCGGGGATATCACAGCAGATCAACCAGCCATCCTCGGGCATGGCCTGGGCCATGCAGATGGCGCTATAGCCGGTAAAGGTGCCGACCTCAACAATCCGCCGCGCCCCAGTCAGCTGTACCAGCAAGGCCATGAACTGTCCCTGCTCGGGGGCAATCTGCCAGCGAGCAGTACTGAACTGTGCGGTTTCCTCACGCAGGCGCTTGAGCAGCGGTGTTTCACGCAGCGAGACATCCAGCAGGTATTGGTACAGGCCGGTATCGAGATTGAGTGTTTGATTAGTCATGCCTACTCCCTCTGCAAACCAAGGCTGTTAGGGGTTGCGCGCCAGTTCCGGGGAGAACACGCGCTTGGCATTTAGATAAGTGCGCTGCCAATACGAATTGCTCAGGCTATCCAGGCGCACAGTGCCGCCGCTGGAAGGTGCATGAACAAAACGGCCATCGCCGACGTAGATGCCAGCATG harbors:
- a CDS encoding O-methyltransferase, with translation MTNQTLNLDTGLYQYLLDVSLRETPLLKRLREETAQFSTARWQIAPEQGQFMALLVQLTGARRIVEVGTFTGYSAICMAQAMPEDGWLICCDIPGEYNATAERYWLEAGLSSRIKLRLAPALQTLAALEAEGLAGSIDLLFIDADKVNYPTYLEHALRLVRQGGLILFDNTLWSGRVLEENPESADTRAIQALNLALRDDPRLDLSLLPLGDGLSLCRKR